From the Flavobacterium galactosidilyticum genome, one window contains:
- a CDS encoding UDP-N-acetylmuramoyl-tripeptide--D-alanyl-D-alanine ligase produces the protein MDIKYIHTLFLKCTSVSIDTRKIESNSLFIAIKGDRFDANTFTKTALEKGANYVIIDDESHFIDERTIVVENSLVALQELAKYHRGYLKLPIIALTGSNGKTTTKELINAVLSKKFRTKSTVGNLNNHIGVPLTLLSFTLETEVGIVEMGANHQKEIEFLCELATPDYGYITNFGKAHLEGFGGVDGVIKGKSEMYHYLSGNEKLAFINLEDPIQVEKSASLKSYTFGLNKLNADINITNIKANPFVEITYSAKVIKSHLIGLYNANNINAAICIGVYFGVADGDIKEALQSYVPENNRSQLMTKGTNQIILDAYNANPSSMAVAIENFLQLAQSGKVVILGDMFELGQESHDEHEAVVESLANRKEVRCYFVGSEFYANKVEQDNFYFFESFEAFSESLLKDSFENNSILIKGSRGMALERTLDFI, from the coding sequence ATGGATATTAAATACATTCATACTTTATTTTTAAAATGCACCTCAGTTTCAATTGATACACGTAAAATTGAAAGCAATTCTTTGTTTATTGCTATAAAAGGGGATCGGTTTGACGCTAATACATTTACAAAAACCGCTTTAGAGAAAGGCGCTAATTATGTAATAATTGATGACGAATCTCATTTTATTGATGAAAGAACAATCGTTGTTGAGAACAGTTTAGTTGCGTTACAAGAATTAGCTAAATACCATAGAGGGTATCTAAAGCTGCCAATAATTGCTTTAACTGGGAGCAATGGTAAAACCACCACAAAGGAGCTAATTAATGCGGTTCTGTCAAAAAAGTTCAGAACTAAATCAACAGTTGGGAATCTAAATAATCATATTGGCGTCCCGTTAACTTTACTTTCATTTACATTAGAAACCGAAGTAGGAATCGTTGAAATGGGAGCAAATCATCAGAAAGAAATTGAATTTTTATGTGAACTAGCAACGCCAGATTACGGATACATAACAAATTTTGGCAAAGCCCATCTGGAAGGATTTGGTGGAGTTGATGGAGTTATTAAAGGAAAAAGTGAAATGTATCATTATCTTTCAGGAAATGAAAAACTTGCTTTCATCAACTTAGAGGATCCTATTCAAGTGGAAAAATCGGCAAGTTTAAAATCCTACACTTTTGGTTTAAATAAATTAAATGCAGATATAAATATCACTAATATAAAAGCGAATCCATTTGTAGAAATAACGTACTCAGCAAAGGTGATAAAATCTCATTTAATAGGCTTGTATAACGCAAACAACATAAATGCTGCTATTTGTATAGGCGTTTACTTTGGAGTTGCTGACGGCGATATAAAAGAGGCGTTGCAAAGCTATGTTCCTGAAAATAATAGATCGCAGTTAATGACTAAAGGAACAAATCAAATTATATTAGATGCTTATAATGCCAACCCGAGTAGTATGGCAGTTGCAATTGAGAATTTCTTGCAATTAGCGCAATCCGGTAAAGTGGTGATTTTAGGCGATATGTTTGAGTTAGGGCAAGAAAGTCATGATGAGCATGAAGCTGTCGTTGAGTCGTTGGCCAATCGAAAAGAAGTGAGGTGTTATTTTGTTGGTTCTGAATTTTATGCGAATAAAGTAGAGCAAGATAATTTTTACTTCTTTGAATCATTCGAAGCTTTTTCAGAATCGCTTTTAAAAGATTCGTTTGAAAATAATTCAATCTTGATTAAAGGCTCGCGAGGAATGGCTCTGGAAAGGACTTTAGACTTTATTTAA
- the gldJ gene encoding gliding motility lipoprotein GldJ, with product MKAKRVMGMQLLLSIMLIVSFTSCSKKSSSKNTSRATGWNMDGRKGSSSKKQVSGPGLIFVEGGTFTMGKVQDDVMHDWNNTPTQQHVQSFYMDETEVTNSMYLDYLDYLKGVYSITDDNYKDIYGGALPDTLVWRNRLGYNETMTNNYLRHPSYAEYPVVGVNWVQAVEFSKWRTDRVNELQLEKNGYLKKNAKTLDVSAESNFDTETYLNSPTSVYGGDESIVLQKGAKKSSKAGKNGVTPPAKGLYAQRSSGIILPEYRLPTEAEWEYAAAADVGQREYNIYKGQKKYPWSGSYTRSGKRQSKGDQLANFKQGNGDYGGIAGWSDDGADITNEVKKYPANDFGLYDMAGNVAEWVQDVYRPIIDNEANDFNYFRGNQYTKNKIGPDGKVEIVTKDNIQYKTLSNGKRVATSFPGQIVQVPVDENETYLRTNFDKSDNTNYRDGDEQSSKYYKLADAESADAKTKSERAMYNSPRHNVTTDSLGKMVRKYDESSKRTTLINDESRVYKGGSWRDRAYWLDPAQRRYFPQDMATDYIGFRCAMSRVGPKADKKRSARN from the coding sequence ATGAAAGCAAAGAGAGTTATGGGCATGCAGTTGTTACTGTCAATCATGTTGATTGTGAGTTTCACTAGTTGCAGTAAAAAATCCAGTTCAAAAAACACTTCAAGAGCAACCGGTTGGAATATGGATGGCAGAAAAGGCTCAAGCAGTAAAAAGCAAGTATCAGGTCCAGGATTAATTTTTGTTGAAGGTGGTACTTTTACAATGGGTAAAGTTCAAGACGATGTGATGCACGATTGGAATAATACACCAACACAACAGCACGTTCAGTCTTTTTACATGGATGAAACCGAAGTTACTAATTCAATGTACTTAGATTATTTAGATTACCTGAAAGGTGTTTATTCTATAACAGACGATAATTACAAAGACATTTATGGTGGTGCTTTGCCAGATACATTGGTATGGAGAAACCGACTTGGATATAACGAAACAATGACCAATAACTACTTGAGACATCCCTCATATGCAGAATATCCTGTAGTGGGAGTTAACTGGGTTCAAGCTGTTGAGTTTAGTAAATGGAGAACCGATCGTGTAAACGAACTTCAGTTAGAGAAAAATGGTTATTTGAAAAAAAACGCAAAAACACTTGATGTATCAGCTGAGAGTAATTTTGATACTGAAACTTATTTAAATTCTCCTACTTCTGTTTACGGCGGAGATGAAAGTATTGTATTACAGAAAGGAGCGAAAAAATCTTCTAAAGCTGGAAAAAATGGTGTAACTCCACCAGCGAAAGGTTTGTATGCACAACGTTCATCAGGAATCATTCTTCCAGAATATAGGCTACCAACAGAGGCTGAATGGGAATATGCTGCAGCTGCCGATGTAGGGCAAAGAGAATACAACATCTACAAAGGTCAGAAAAAATATCCATGGTCAGGTAGTTACACACGTTCAGGAAAGAGACAAAGTAAAGGAGATCAGCTAGCAAACTTTAAGCAAGGAAATGGAGATTATGGTGGAATAGCAGGTTGGTCTGATGACGGAGCTGATATTACAAATGAAGTTAAAAAATATCCAGCAAATGATTTTGGATTATATGATATGGCAGGGAACGTTGCAGAATGGGTTCAAGACGTTTACAGACCTATAATTGATAATGAAGCAAACGACTTTAACTATTTTAGAGGGAATCAATACACTAAGAATAAAATTGGTCCAGATGGTAAAGTAGAAATTGTTACTAAAGATAATATTCAATATAAAACTTTAAGTAATGGAAAAAGAGTCGCTACCAGTTTTCCAGGTCAAATCGTTCAAGTTCCAGTTGATGAAAATGAAACTTATCTAAGAACTAATTTTGATAAAAGTGATAATACAAATTATAGAGATGGTGATGAGCAATCGTCAAAATACTATAAATTAGCTGATGCAGAATCGGCTGATGCCAAAACAAAATCGGAAAGAGCAATGTACAATTCTCCTCGACACAACGTTACTACAGATAGTTTAGGTAAAATGGTCAGAAAGTATGATGAGTCTAGTAAAAGAACTACTTTAATTAATGACGAATCTAGAGTTTATAAAGGAGGATCTTGGAGAGACAGGGCATATTGGTTAGATCCAGCACAAAGAAGATATTTTCCACAAGATATGGCTACAGATTATATCGGGTTTAGATGTGCTATGTCTAGAGTAGGGCCTAAAGCAGATAAAAAAAGATCAGCAAGAAATTAA
- the porU gene encoding type IX secretion system sortase PorU: MRKILLTLIILFPFVSSAQIRGTESIEWLEKKEMFYGDFKVIIPQFTGNSFHYNSSTNTLLFTLKIKEPISFDKGKIFISNVVYETISVMQLGDLSLENITDNPNAKFTVTNSRDIREAFITLTPIIKDDFGYKRIKSFSYEVENTNSRTTRYSGVAKTASISNSVLSSGNWFRFYIEKSGVYKLSKNFLQQIGLDISTTDPRKIKIYGNGGRMLPLLNSTYYPDDLVENAIQVLGESDGVFNNEDYVLFYAEGVDTFNEESQTNVNLYDTKSYYYVTTQGVDGKRIQNLAQPTGNSTLDLTTFDDYQFHELDLVNIARLGRQWFGESFEVKNEQEFSFTFPNIDTSVPIKINVGAASSAFVTTSFDVSANENLISKISFPAINTNFGIEFVSGFLPINSTFAAAENVKIKLNYTNNGVPGSKGFLDYIRLFAKRKLIGYGKQFHFQYNQSSGSSGIVNYQFSNATGINQIWDVTDIYNVSKIENTSLSNTLSFKASLGELRKYVAIDANDYYIPLKESKSKVANQNLKGTLFNNKQGQFQDIDYVIITPSFLLSQAKKLADFHRNPKYSNLNVKVIPLELIYQEFASGKQDIAAIRNCIKYIYDNASSNEKRIKYINLFGDASYDFKNRIPNNTNVVPIYHALKSNSTRESSFASDDFFGLTDDDEGNIDSYFGDIDIAVGRMLVNDAKQADEMVNKVIDYHDIKSFGSWRNNFVLISDDSDNGSDATLQSRQNKLAETISLKKPFLNIDKIFLDSYSQEASAGGNRYPKARTDFFNAFEKGALVFNYLGHGGEDGLSSERIWEKSDGQNLSNQFKYPLFITLTCDFSRFDNPFRPTAGEYTYWNPKGGAIAMITTIRTINQTGAENFNDLLTDYLLSYGSNQYTSIAEALRLSKNSFLNSAKNVIFYIGDPALMLAIPKPKIRLTKVNDILVTENTEAFKSLSKMKLTGEVTDENDKRLTDYYGEVSTIIFDKTISRKTNNNDGFSPAMNFNVLGETIFRGNARVKEGQFDFSFVVPRDIRVPLEKGRISFYAKGNNQLENETGFDSTIKIGGINENAIADNINPRVQLYMNDETFVSGGITNDSPFLVAILEDENGINTASGIGHDIVAILDGDVSNPFILNDYYQTKLDDFTNGNLRFPLRKLAPGLHTITFKAWDVYNNPVTAEIQFIVAGDDTITLSNVLNYPNPFVNYTEFWFTHNRPYEPLEVQVQVMTITGKIVWTKNQIITTEGFLSKEINWNGKDDFGDSIGKGVYVYKLTVRSTLTNMKSEKFEKLVIL, translated from the coding sequence ATGAGAAAAATATTATTGACTCTAATTATCTTATTCCCGTTTGTTTCTTCTGCTCAAATTAGAGGTACTGAATCCATCGAATGGTTAGAAAAAAAAGAAATGTTTTATGGCGATTTCAAAGTCATAATCCCTCAATTTACAGGAAATAGCTTTCATTATAACTCTTCTACAAACACGTTGCTTTTTACTTTAAAAATTAAAGAACCAATTTCTTTTGATAAGGGTAAGATTTTTATTAGTAATGTTGTTTATGAAACAATTTCAGTGATGCAACTTGGCGACTTGTCACTTGAAAATATTACAGATAACCCAAATGCTAAATTTACCGTTACTAACTCAAGAGACATAAGAGAAGCTTTTATTACTCTTACACCTATTATAAAAGACGATTTTGGTTATAAGCGCATTAAATCTTTTTCATATGAGGTTGAAAATACTAACTCGAGAACTACAAGATACAGCGGTGTTGCTAAAACTGCGTCTATTTCTAACTCTGTCTTATCTAGTGGTAATTGGTTTCGCTTTTACATAGAAAAATCTGGTGTTTATAAATTATCTAAAAATTTCCTGCAACAAATAGGACTCGATATTTCTACCACTGATCCCAGAAAAATTAAAATATATGGTAATGGAGGTCGCATGTTACCTTTATTGAATAGCACATATTACCCAGATGATTTAGTTGAAAACGCAATTCAAGTTTTAGGTGAGAGTGATGGTGTCTTTAATAATGAAGACTATGTGCTATTTTATGCGGAAGGAGTTGATACCTTTAATGAAGAAAGCCAGACGAACGTTAATTTGTACGACACTAAATCCTATTATTATGTTACAACGCAAGGTGTTGATGGAAAAAGAATACAAAATTTAGCGCAACCTACTGGAAACAGCACTCTAGATTTAACCACATTTGATGACTATCAGTTTCATGAGCTTGATCTAGTGAATATTGCTCGGCTGGGACGTCAATGGTTCGGAGAATCATTTGAAGTTAAAAATGAACAAGAGTTTAGTTTTACATTTCCCAATATTGACACTTCTGTGCCTATTAAAATAAATGTCGGAGCTGCTTCAAGTGCATTTGTAACCACCTCTTTTGATGTTAGTGCTAATGAAAATCTAATTTCAAAAATTTCTTTTCCTGCCATAAATACAAATTTCGGAATCGAATTTGTATCAGGGTTTCTACCTATTAATAGCACTTTTGCAGCAGCAGAGAATGTTAAAATCAAACTCAATTATACTAATAATGGCGTTCCAGGCTCAAAAGGTTTTCTTGATTACATAAGGCTATTCGCCAAAAGAAAATTGATTGGATACGGTAAACAATTTCATTTTCAATACAATCAATCTTCCGGCAGTAGCGGAATTGTCAATTATCAATTTTCTAATGCGACAGGAATCAATCAAATTTGGGATGTAACTGACATCTATAATGTATCTAAAATAGAAAACACTAGCCTGAGTAATACTTTGAGTTTCAAAGCAAGTTTAGGTGAACTACGTAAATACGTTGCAATAGATGCGAATGACTACTACATTCCGTTGAAAGAAAGCAAGTCTAAGGTTGCAAATCAAAACCTGAAAGGAACATTATTTAATAACAAACAGGGACAATTCCAGGATATTGATTACGTAATTATCACGCCGTCATTTTTACTTTCACAGGCCAAAAAATTAGCTGATTTTCATCGCAATCCCAAGTACTCAAATTTGAACGTAAAAGTTATTCCCTTAGAATTAATATATCAGGAATTTGCATCCGGAAAACAAGATATAGCCGCAATTCGTAATTGTATTAAATACATATATGATAATGCTTCTTCTAATGAAAAGAGGATCAAATACATCAATCTTTTTGGAGACGCCTCCTATGATTTTAAAAATAGAATCCCGAACAACACTAATGTTGTACCAATTTATCATGCTTTAAAAAGCAATTCAACTAGAGAATCTTCTTTTGCTTCTGATGATTTTTTTGGACTTACGGATGATGATGAAGGGAATATTGATTCTTATTTTGGAGATATTGATATAGCAGTTGGTAGGATGCTTGTGAATGATGCCAAGCAAGCCGATGAAATGGTGAATAAAGTTATTGATTATCATGATATCAAATCTTTCGGTAGTTGGAGAAATAATTTTGTCCTAATTTCTGATGATTCAGATAATGGTTCCGATGCTACCTTACAATCCCGACAAAATAAACTAGCTGAAACTATTTCCTTGAAAAAACCTTTTTTGAATATCGATAAAATATTTTTAGATTCCTACTCTCAAGAAGCCTCTGCTGGCGGTAATAGATACCCAAAAGCCCGTACTGATTTCTTCAACGCTTTTGAAAAAGGAGCCTTGGTTTTTAACTATTTAGGTCATGGTGGTGAAGATGGCTTATCCTCTGAAAGAATTTGGGAGAAATCAGATGGCCAAAATCTTAGCAATCAATTCAAATATCCTTTATTTATAACTTTAACGTGCGATTTTTCGCGATTTGACAATCCTTTTAGACCAACTGCCGGCGAATATACGTATTGGAATCCAAAAGGTGGTGCTATAGCAATGATTACTACCATTCGAACCATAAATCAAACTGGTGCTGAGAATTTCAATGATCTGTTGACAGACTATCTTTTATCGTACGGTTCGAATCAATATACATCTATTGCAGAGGCACTGCGTCTTTCAAAAAATAGTTTCCTTAATTCAGCTAAGAATGTTATCTTTTATATAGGTGATCCAGCACTAATGCTTGCTATTCCAAAACCAAAAATCAGACTAACAAAAGTAAATGACATTCTGGTTACAGAAAACACTGAGGCCTTTAAATCATTATCAAAAATGAAACTAACTGGAGAAGTTACTGACGAGAACGACAAACGGCTGACGGATTATTACGGAGAGGTTTCAACTATAATTTTTGATAAAACCATTTCAAGAAAAACTAATAACAATGATGGATTTAGTCCTGCAATGAATTTTAATGTTTTAGGAGAAACGATTTTTAGAGGTAATGCACGGGTTAAAGAGGGTCAATTTGATTTTAGTTTTGTAGTGCCTAGAGATATTAGAGTCCCCTTAGAAAAAGGCAGAATTAGTTTTTATGCGAAGGGGAATAATCAATTAGAAAATGAAACTGGTTTCGATTCAACTATTAAAATAGGTGGAATTAATGAAAATGCCATCGCAGACAATATTAATCCACGAGTGCAGTTATATATGAATGATGAAACTTTTGTTTCAGGAGGAATTACAAACGATTCACCCTTTTTAGTTGCTATTCTTGAAGACGAAAACGGAATTAACACTGCAAGCGGAATAGGTCATGATATTGTTGCAATTCTTGATGGCGACGTTAGTAATCCGTTTATTTTAAATGACTATTATCAAACAAAATTAGATGATTTTACAAATGGTAATCTTCGATTTCCATTACGTAAGTTAGCTCCAGGATTACATACCATTACTTTTAAAGCTTGGGATGTTTACAATAATCCAGTAACTGCCGAAATTCAGTTTATTGTGGCAGGTGATGATACGATAACATTGTCAAATGTTTTGAATTATCCCAATCCATTTGTTAATTACACAGAGTTTTGGTTTACGCATAATAGACCTTACGAGCCTCTCGAAGTTCAGGTCCAAGTAATGACAATAACTGGAAAAATTGTTTGGACTAAAAATCAAATAATTACTACAGAAGGCTTTCTGTCAAAAGAAATTAATTGGAATGGCAAAGACGACTTTGGTGATTCCATTGGAAAGGGCGTTTATGTTTATAAGCTGACGGTAAGATCAACTCTAACAAACATGAAAAGCGAAAAATTTGAAAAACTTGTAATACTTTAA
- the porV gene encoding type IX secretion system outer membrane channel protein PorV, with product MKKILFIIVCLFTISFAKAQDRVISPGVPFLLVAADARAAGMGDMGVATSSDAFSQQWNPAKYAFSTDAQGFSVSYTPYLTDLVNDISLAQVTYFHKLNERSAFAGSLRYFGLGKIELRQTGDPNETFPIVSPNEFAIDGSYSLKLSEKFSMAIAGRFINSNLKVASDNNDATSASSFAVDVAGFFQSEELAFNEFNGRWRAGFNIQNLGPKISYDRTDLSTNFLPANLKIGTGFDFILDDYNKVALNVEFNKLLVPTPQNPDLNNDGTTTPDEYNQTIENYRSIGWTSGIFKSFGDAPDGFSEEVKEVTYAIGAEYLYQDSFAMRMGYFHESPLKGARQFFSLGAGFKYNVVKVDVSYLFSASKVKNPLENTLRFSLTFNFGDKYDEY from the coding sequence ATGAAAAAAATATTATTCATTATTGTTTGTCTATTTACCATTTCGTTTGCTAAAGCGCAAGATCGCGTTATATCACCTGGAGTTCCATTTTTATTAGTAGCTGCTGACGCAAGAGCTGCAGGTATGGGTGATATGGGAGTTGCTACTTCTAGCGATGCATTTTCTCAGCAATGGAATCCAGCAAAATATGCATTTTCTACTGATGCGCAAGGATTTTCTGTTAGTTATACTCCGTACTTAACTGATTTAGTAAATGATATTTCATTAGCACAAGTTACTTATTTCCATAAATTAAATGAGCGAAGCGCATTTGCTGGAAGTTTACGTTATTTTGGGTTAGGAAAAATTGAATTGCGTCAAACAGGCGATCCAAATGAAACTTTTCCTATTGTATCTCCTAATGAATTTGCTATTGATGGATCTTACTCTTTAAAGCTAAGCGAAAAGTTCTCTATGGCTATCGCAGGGCGTTTTATTAATTCTAATTTAAAAGTTGCTTCTGATAATAATGATGCTACATCAGCAAGTTCTTTTGCTGTTGATGTTGCTGGTTTCTTTCAATCAGAAGAACTTGCATTTAATGAATTTAATGGCCGATGGAGAGCAGGATTTAATATTCAAAATTTGGGCCCTAAAATTAGTTATGATAGAACAGACCTAAGCACTAATTTTCTGCCAGCTAATTTGAAAATAGGAACAGGTTTTGATTTTATTTTAGACGATTATAACAAAGTGGCGCTAAATGTTGAGTTTAACAAACTATTAGTTCCAACACCTCAAAATCCAGATTTAAATAATGATGGCACTACGACGCCTGATGAATACAATCAAACTATTGAAAATTATCGCTCAATAGGCTGGACTTCTGGCATTTTTAAATCATTTGGTGATGCGCCTGATGGCTTTAGTGAGGAAGTGAAAGAAGTTACTTATGCAATTGGAGCTGAGTACTTGTATCAAGATTCCTTCGCCATGCGAATGGGTTATTTTCACGAAAGTCCTTTAAAAGGTGCTAGACAATTCTTTTCTCTTGGAGCAGGTTTTAAATATAATGTTGTCAAAGTCGATGTTTCATATTTATTTTCAGCATCTAAAGTAAAAAATCCGTTAGAAAACACATTGCGTTTCTCTCTTACATTTAATTTTGGAGACAAATACGACGAATACTAA
- the cdd gene encoding cytidine deaminase, with the protein MKEISITTHFNAFDVIEDLPIDVQDLMAKAIKVRKNAYAPYSKFRVGVAILLDNGEVVLGSNQENAAYPSGLCAERVAIFYAGANYPQANILKMAITAASDSNQTTAPIPPCGSCRQSIAEYEIRQETPIEIYFMGEVGVIYKSESLKNLLPFMFDKKFL; encoded by the coding sequence ATGAAAGAAATATCAATTACGACGCACTTTAATGCGTTCGATGTCATAGAAGATTTACCAATTGACGTCCAAGATTTAATGGCGAAAGCAATAAAAGTTAGAAAAAATGCTTACGCTCCTTACTCTAAATTCAGAGTTGGCGTGGCAATTTTATTAGATAATGGGGAAGTTGTTTTAGGTTCCAATCAGGAAAACGCGGCTTATCCTTCAGGGTTATGTGCAGAACGTGTCGCTATATTTTACGCTGGAGCTAATTATCCACAAGCTAATATTTTAAAAATGGCAATTACAGCTGCTTCAGATTCGAACCAGACTACAGCACCAATCCCGCCATGTGGATCTTGCAGGCAGTCTATAGCGGAGTATGAAATTCGACAAGAAACACCTATTGAAATTTATTTCATGGGAGAAGTAGGAGTCATATATAAGTCTGAATCACTAAAAAACTTACTCCCATTTATGTTTGATAAAAAATTCTTGTAA
- the pdhA gene encoding pyruvate dehydrogenase (acetyl-transferring) E1 component subunit alpha, with product MKEVTKEVYLKWYEDMLLWRKFEDKLAALYIQQKVRGFLHLYNGQEAVLAGALHAMDLTKDKMITAYRNHVQPIGMGVDPRRVMAELLGKVTGTSKGMGGSMHIFSKEHRFYGGHGIVGGQIPVGAGLAFADKYFETGGVTMTYFGDGAARQGSLHEAFNMAMLWKLPVVFIVENNGYAMGTSVERTANHTDIWKLGLGYEMPCGPVDGMNPVKVAEAMTEAIDRARRGDGPTFLEMKTYRYRGHSMSDAQLYRSKEEVEEYKKIDPITQVLDVIKDQKYATEEEIEAIDQRVKDLVEECATFAEESDYPPIQQLYDVVYEQENYPFIPHKL from the coding sequence ATGAAAGAAGTTACAAAAGAAGTATATTTAAAGTGGTACGAAGACATGCTGCTTTGGAGAAAGTTTGAAGACAAACTTGCAGCACTATACATCCAACAAAAAGTTAGAGGATTTCTACATTTATATAATGGTCAAGAGGCTGTACTAGCTGGAGCATTGCATGCAATGGACTTGACCAAAGACAAGATGATTACTGCTTATAGAAATCACGTTCAACCGATAGGTATGGGTGTAGACCCTAGACGTGTAATGGCTGAACTTCTTGGAAAGGTTACAGGAACTTCAAAAGGTATGGGTGGTTCTATGCATATTTTTTCGAAAGAACACCGTTTTTATGGTGGTCACGGAATTGTAGGAGGTCAAATTCCTGTAGGTGCTGGTTTAGCTTTCGCTGATAAATATTTTGAAACTGGTGGAGTTACTATGACCTATTTTGGAGATGGTGCAGCGCGTCAAGGTTCATTACACGAAGCTTTCAACATGGCTATGCTATGGAAACTTCCAGTTGTATTCATCGTTGAAAACAACGGTTATGCAATGGGAACTTCTGTTGAAAGAACTGCAAATCATACTGACATCTGGAAATTAGGATTAGGATATGAAATGCCTTGTGGACCTGTTGACGGAATGAATCCTGTAAAAGTTGCTGAAGCAATGACTGAAGCAATTGACAGAGCACGTCGCGGTGACGGACCTACTTTTCTAGAAATGAAAACATACCGTTATAGAGGTCACTCTATGTCAGATGCACAATTATACCGTTCGAAAGAAGAAGTAGAAGAATACAAAAAGATAGATCCAATTACACAAGTTTTAGATGTAATTAAAGATCAAAAATATGCTACAGAAGAAGAAATTGAAGCGATAGATCAAAGAGTAAAAGATTTAGTAGAAGAATGTGCAACATTTGCTGAAGAATCAGACTACCCTCCAATTCAACAATTATATGACGTAGTATACGAACAAGAAAACTATCCTTTTATACCTCATAAACTATAA